cccaccttaaagggtgattgttgtggggataataacaacacactttgtaaactgctctgagtgggcgttaagttgtcctgaagggcagtatgtaaaccaaatgttgtcattgtttttgttgttgttaacctcCGTGGTGACAAGTCCCCCCAATGCTTCTAATAGCCATGTAATTACATGGTAGTTCGAATGACGGCACCAGCATCAACTGGCTAACGTTCAGCTGCAAACCAAACAAGTACTACCTTTGATTATTCATTACTCAAGTTCTTATAAACACAAGGCCAGGTGCAGCTCTAGGAACAGTCACACAGTTACAAAGGATGAGGCACTGTTGGGTCTCATCAGGACCTTGAAGGGCATGTAGCCTGCAAGGGATGGGGTAGGGCGGAGCACGATGAATGAATAGCATCAGGCAATAGTAATTAACTCCCTAAATGCAGCATATCAAAACGATCAGCATGGGGAGCAGCCAGTTAGCACAGGCGGTGCATCTCAAGTGATTGTGAAAACCTCAGTAAGGCTTGGGACTTCTTCCCGGACTGCCTGATGCCTCAGCCCATGCAGGGTGTGAACTGGGGACTCCAGGTAGGCTACACCTGTAGCAATTCTACTGTACAATGCCTttttctgcagtcttccttggccCGGTGTACATGCCAGTTTCAGCACCATAAAGCAAcgaaacaatggcacttcccgtactatagcagtgaaactaaagagaaccctcatgggaagaaacaacaattacaaaccaATAAACAACTCTTCTTTTAGCAGCCGCCCTgctaaagaagatacagctgctcaggtccgggagtgaataattgtCACAGCGTTTAAGGGTCTGCCACACAGcgtttggccacgcccctgaggaagattctgcacgaaatctgagcttttcagctgGCCCAAGATCGGGCGTGCAGCCGTGGATttccttaccatgtgtggacatagctgtgcatgaatgctactttgtttaaagaagatacaggacacatttcgtttggacctttgtattttccTGGACTACTATTGGAGATCATAATAGTAATTTCAAGTTTatggaagaatcattgtataattTGCAATTGGTCATCCTAttgattggtttatttatataagaaatacgtatggccctttgggcacttataatagagttgtttattggtttgtaattgttgtttcttcccgtgagggttctcctCAGTTTCAGCACCATGGCTGCTAGGGATTTGCTGACATATGCTGTGCTGTCAGCCATGTGTAGTTACAGGAATGCTGTGAGTGTGGGTTCTAGTCCAGCCTGTTCCATTGTGTCTGGCTGAAAGGTCAGTTTTATATTCTTGACAAAGAAaggagaactaatctctgcaACTGATCCAAAACAGAGAAAGGAATAAAGCAAAAATTTAGGGGAAATCCAAACAAACAGATAATGCAACAAAATATAAAAAGCTAACCAACTGGTAAAAAAACATTGCAAACGCTGTAAAATATAAGGTGCATATTACAAGCTGGCCATAAACTTTTTTTCAGATACAACACCAATGAAACATGAAACACGTTAACATGCAAAGGGTGCTAAAATCAAATGCATTTTAACCAAAAAGGCCTTCGTTCGTGATATTACTTTATGCTGCAAAAATACATACAGATTTTGAAAAACACACCCACATCCAACTATGTAAAAGGCTGCGAGACAAAAACATAATAGCATGGTGAAACATGAActcaaagcttttttttaaaaaatgactatgCCTATTGAACCGAAGAACAATATTATGGCTAGTAAAAATAAGAGTTCCACAACATCAAAAACTGTGTTTCCAAATGTTTAAACAGGAAGGGGCAGATTCACTCAGGAGTCCTACTCCTTACAggcaagaaaaaaacaaactattAACATATATCCAAACTTAATTATTCACTTCAGCAAAGGCTTTGAATAAACTATCCCTGTATGAATTTTTAACCCCCTCCTAGTATAAATTTGATAGTTTGGATTTTTTCCAGATTTTGAAGACCAAAATAAGGTTCTCTGCAGGCTTAAGTCTGCAAGGGCTCCTGAGGGCCTGGTAAGGCCAGCCCTGGATCTCTAAACAGAATTCCTTCACCAAGGGAGGCTGTTTCCTTCCCAGTCCAGAAAAGCTCCTGTTTCCGATGATGATAAATTAGCAAGGACTCTGAGGATGCCCTGCACGCTGCTCTCTAcatccaaaggtgcctgcaagaGAAGAACAGTAAGAGCGACTGTCCCAAAGAGGAATTTTAAGGACTGGACTAGTCTGCATATAAATCCAGAGGGCACTtgagcctttctctctgagactcaaggtggattaccagATTTTAAACAAAGTGGTGCAAAAATGCAGGAAGAACAGTATAATATATTCAGTAAACAATCCAATAAAACTGCCTGTTTTTTTCACAGGTAGTAAGAGTGCAACTCTAGTCCTCTTCTAAGAATGGCCTCCTGAGCAATTCCATTTTACACATGTTAcgtagctttctttttttaaaagaaaataagccCGGAGCAGATCGTTTCATGATTTTTTCCTGGTTCTTCTAAGGATTGCACAAGCCATTCTGAAGCAGCCAGTGAGCTACCAGTGAGCTACCTGTTGGAGACCCCAAGTTTACTCCTTCATCTGACGTTTGCGGGAAGCAGACCTTAGAGACTTAACAGAGGCAGGAAAAGTTGCTGAACTCCAGCTAGGGCCTTGAGTTCtcttggagttacaactgatctccagactacagagttcccCTCTATGGCAtcccatctctgctgagctcccttccctccccaaactgcctTCCCAAGAACTTCTGGAGATTCTACCAGCCCTGAGTCAGCAAATGTCGAGGGATTTGGGGGGCAATGTCTGGAGATGGTGGAGTTACACAGTATGTGGCATCACATTTCTGTGAGTCTCTGCGTTCTTTACAATATAGATCTGAGAAGTTCCTAGAGCGTCATGGAGgatgcgatgtcacttccaggtagcgGTTTGGAGAATGTTGCATCACTTTTGGATAACGCTGCAGGAATCCTTCCAATCTCTTTAACATAGAGGCTGGGGGATGTCCTGGAGTGTTACTGTCAATTTTATTTCCCACTTCATTTTTTATTCCATTCTTCAAATCACCAAGGGCAGGCAATTaagactgggggcgggggattggTGGGCAAATGGCAGGTAAGGCTACCTAAGGATATAACTCCCTTTCTCATATCCTGCATACCTTTTCCGTCCCCATGTCTGTTTTCACCCATCCAGGATGGATCGTGGCGCACAAGATACCGTCTCCTTTCAGTTCCATCGCCATGCATACAGTCACCATATTCAACGCGACCTGCAAAACGAAACCAGACTTGGAAGAAGCTGCCTCATTCAAGGTCTTCCTTCAAGGTTCCCAAGGTTCAAACCGATAGATGACTGCCAGGTTGCATAGGTCCTGGACTTCCCCACAATGATGGTACATCAAGTTCTCTGAATGTCTTACCTTGCTTGCGCGGTACGGCAGCATGGACGCCACCATCACCTCAAAGCCCCTTTCAATGGAGCCCAGTTTGGAGGTTATATTGATGACAGCTGCCTTCCTGCAGCTCATCTCCTCTGTTGCTGTCTCTTTTGCTGCCTTCTTCAGCAGAGGCAGAAATTCCTGTGATGCAAATTAAGTTTTAATCATTCAGAAACCACCTGGATATGAAtggggaatggcctgcctgaggaggtgaggaaagctcccactttcctggctttctgcaagctatgcaaaactgaattattcaggagggcttcctacccagattatagggctgtgtcagaTGCCTTAGGGGTAGGGACTATACACTACgttgttgggtactgtctgctgatgtacacATGTGcctgctagggagtttccacattgctaaacgtgccatgtaaattagttacgctttgtttcagaaGGATTTCCTCCACATGCTTAGCTTTATGCCTGTTCTCAAAACTTCTGCtgccatatcctattgtatctctttcactgaatgccctaaatgttgtttattattatactttgctcagtgaatgtcctagctgttgattatattgtatttcatttgcactgtttaatccaccttgtatctcagtgagaaaagcagactataaataatgatgatgactATGGTGATGAAAGGTTATACATCTTCCCTGCCATCATTGCTGCGTAACTAAAGCATTGTTCTTTGCTTTTTTGTttgctgctgctgtagcataggggttaagtgactgggctgcGAGTCAGCACTCTGATAGTTTgattcccaccactgccatgaactctgcaggtggccttgcgcAAGCCACTCCTTGCAGTCCCAGGCAGCTCCTCAGCTATATCATGGGAATAAAGataacgctgactttgttcaccgctctgagtataGCACTAATTTGTCCAAAAGGGCGGTAtaaaagcacactgttgttgttgttgttgttgttgttcaattgcgggatcatcatcattatcatcatcatctttggGTGCAAGAACCAAATTTCTCTGCCATGCCTACATAGCCAAAGTGTGAAACTGAGGATACTGCCTAGTTCCACACCCAATCACTGCACACTTGGTTGTGCAATGCAAGACTACACACCCCTACACACCATCTCATGCAGACTTAGCACTCATAcaggtggacttgtgataagaaCTCTAGAGAACGGGCACATTGCACAAACGAAAAGGGTCAagagttgggggaagggggacatTGGTAGAGCATATTGCTGACACTGCCTTGGCCAGAGCCATTTCAGGTTCTCTCCTGCAGGACCCAATGTCAACTTGCACCTGCCGTTCCTCCAAGTGGAGATGCCCAAACCATTAACTCCAGGTGGGTAAGAAAGGGTTATGGATTCCCTTTCTCAAACCTGGACTGCTGAAAAAGTCTTTCCCACTCCAAGATGTGCACTTGCTATGTAACAGAGatgaaaattttctggaaattttgaaaccaTAAAAAACCCATCCCTTCTCTCCTGGGAGGGTAGGATTTAAATACTTACTTCCTTATCAAGcctttctgctgcagcaaaataaaactgaTTGTTTATTATGTAGCATATACAAATATACAACACATCATATTGGGGAAATGGAAAAGTATAAATGTCTTGCAAAATTTGAACTGTAAATTCACCCAATTCTAGCCAGAaagaaagagctgcaaacttcTTCTGCCCATGCTACCTTGCCCTCTAAAAGGCAGGAGGGAAAGTtgaaaacaaaaaacacagatgatgtaattttttaaaaggaaagtatATTATTTGGAGAAAAACAGTTGTAATAGGGATAGTAGCACAACTGAATATCGAGTTAAACTTcataaaatgggaaaaaataaacatttcaagaGTGCATTATCATCATACACATTATAATATATTATCAGTGTGGACACATcagtcacatttaaacaataaaaatgcTCTGAAACAGAGAAGGATATCCTCACCTGGACCACAAGAATGGGTCCTACTACATTGGTGTTGAACACGGAGAGCATTTCTTCCGGTTGCACAGTCTCCAGTGAGGCATAAGAGTTTACTCCGGCATTGTTGATGAGCAAGTTTAGGCCTTTGCCGTTTAGATGAGACTCCACGACTGCTACAGAAGCCTTCACACTGGACTGGTTTTCCACCTCTGCCGTGTGACAGGTGAGCAGATGAGACGGGAATGGGACAGGAAATGCAAAGATCAGTGTGGTGTTGAGCTTTGGATCATTGTGTGGGTAACCCAGGTTCAATTAACTCGTACATTATGATCTGAATTCTGCTGCAGATGTTCACAGCTTTAAATGGCAAAATGTATAACTAGAGCAGGGGTCTTCAACAGGTAACTTGTGAGATACTAGGAGCTCACCAGAATAGCTCATACACCCCCCCCAGAAGACTCTGGAAAAAGTGTTAAATGATTTGctctagaatttttaaaaagcttttatttgttaggatttttctctgtgctgcgTAGCAGATAACCACATATCTGGAGCTCTTCATGTCCTatttctaggacagaacaaagCTTGGTGACATATTGAGGTGATGAGAGTAGTTCAGAatatttgatgatgatgatgatgatgatgataccattcagtttatatactgctcttcagggcaacttaacgcccgctcagagtggtttaccaagtatgctattattatccccaccacaaacaccctgtgaggtgggtggggcagagagagctcctagtagggttgccaagtacaggatgggaaattcctggagatttgggggtggagccaagaaagagtggatgggggaggggagaggcctcagtggggtataatgccatagagtgcaccctccaaagcagcccttttctccaggggaactgatctctgtggcctggagatcagttgtaattccaggagatctccagccaccacctggagtctggcaaccctagctcctagaagctgatttagctctcattaaagaaaaggttggcaACTAGAGCAATCAAATTGTGAATGGTGAAAACGCATTTAAATGGCCAATATGGCCTGCAATAAACAGCATGACATTTAGGAAAGGATTGGGAATTTGGGAACCTtcggggagaggaagggaagggataAATTCCATACCTAACTGAATGATGTGAATCCTGGAATGTTTATCAGCCAGATCACGCAGGGCCTATAATTGGAGACACAAAgatgactttcagtgcaatcctaagcagacttgctccagtcgaagcccattgaaatcaatgggcttagactggagtaattcttcttaagaTTCTACTGTTAGACAAGAGTAGTATATCAAATGGACACAGAATCCTCAGAGCTGTAGGATTCATAACTTTGGTTACTCATGTTCAATGTTACTGACATTTTGGGGACTGAATTTTCAAAATTAGCCCCATCTGAAGGCTGTCAGATggagttttaaaataattttaaattattttctcaTCTTCATCCTTCTTCCTGGATTCTAATCAACAAAAAATAGTATCCTTGCTATAGAAACAATGAAAGCCACAACAGATTTCTAATCCtaatgccccccccacacacacacaccatgtaaTTGGGCTAAAATCAGTGACTGTATCCATTATCCAAGGGACATTACGAGAAAGATTTCCTTTTTGGAAATCTATTAAAGTCTATTAAAATTCTCCCTTACAGAATTGGCACATAAAGGTTCTGTAATGTGTTCCCTTTTCAAACTCTTTTCACCTACATGAACTCTGTGTTAGGTTAATTCACTTCATTTTTCTTACAGCCCCAGCCAAACTTAATTTCTGGTATCCACTGATGACTGTACAGGATTGCTTGATTAAAATTAAATGCTTCAGATAGCGAAACACAATAGGGTACTCCCTTAGCCCACATACACTATTTTTGTAAAAGTATGTTTCTGGctaatgcccagaagatggaataTCTCCAACAACAAACACTCCAAACCAGTAAGCTAACAATGCAGTTGTGGGAAACAGTCTACACAGAAATGCTAAGTAAGGATGAACGATTCCAGTGTAAACGTGGGCTAAATGTTTTAGTAGGGCAGTGTCCCAGCCATATACATGCTGCTGATTCCCTCTCTCCCCTCAGTGCTTGCCTCCTTGGGGAAATGGACTTTTACAGATAGCACAGGGGACAATGGAAACTGAAAGCAGAGTGAACATTGACATCGTAGCATCATCAGAAAAACAGCAAGATAAGGTTTGGATATACAAATGGAATATAATTTCATTCACATTGTTTAACATTCTGAGCTTAATGAATGGATTAAGCTTAATGAATGGCCGTATTGGGTTTCAAATGCTTAAATCCAAATGCATACCGCTAGTTTAAGCCAAATCATTTTTTTCCTCATTTGCCAATCAAACTGTGCATGCAACTCAGACAACCTGGCCAGATTTCCCGTCTTCCAAGGAGGGAGCAGGTTTCACTCTCTGAAGATTTTGATACCTTTCCTTTTCCTCACTTTGTTGTTCCAGCCAGATGTATCCTGCCGTCTCTGTTGGTTCAACCAGAGACCTTACTTTGTGACTATATGCTCCATAAAAGGTCACCAAGGATTACACCAGAATACACCAACCAAGATCCCCTACCGTTCGCTTTGACTTTCTACAGACCTTTCCCTGGGATCCAGCGGGATTCCGGCAAGTTGCAAAGATGTGCTCTGGTGGGTCCGTCATCTCCACAAGCTGGTGCACCATTTCTAGCCCAATTCCCCGGTTGGAGCCTGTCACAAGGACACTGTGAGCAAGTGGAGCCATCCTGTCACGTAGTTCTCGCTCCTGGAATAACTGGACTTTGTTCCCTGATTGGGTAAATATGCATCAGTCAAGCTCTAGAGAGGGCGTGTTTTTGGGTACACCTGTTTCCTCCCATGCCTCCTGAGGTTACTGTACTAGCATCTTACACAGTAGAGAGTTGGGTTAGGTTAGCAATTTATGTGAATATGATATAAGGGAAAATGGTGTTCCTGGTATGGTGAAAttgaagagagggagggaagcaggGAGGGACTACAGTTCATGTTGCATGTATAAAGTTCAGTCTGGCCATCTGGGTTACAAAAGCTTGAAGAAAGATACTCAAAAATATTCTTCAGAACTTGGAGAACTATTGCCAGGCAGAGGAGACAGCGCTGAGCTATACAGAGTATATGGCATAAAGTAGttcttacagggctttttttctgggaaaaatggtgggggaactctcaagagggaaatgaggaaaagACACATCCGATGCACTGGGTGAAGCTGGCATGGGGGGGCAGGCGTTTGAAAGCCCCCACTTTTTCTGCCGCTCATGAGTGGCAGAAGAATGGGCGC
The window above is part of the Eublepharis macularius isolate TG4126 chromosome 16, MPM_Emac_v1.0, whole genome shotgun sequence genome. Proteins encoded here:
- the LOC129344049 gene encoding C-factor-like, producing MAPLAHSVLVTGSNRGIGLEMVHQLVEMTDPPEHIFATCRNPAGSQGKALRDLADKHSRIHIIQLEVENQSSVKASVAVVESHLNGKGLNLLINNAGVNSYASLETVQPEEMLSVFNTNVVGPILVVQEFLPLLKKAAKETATEEMSCRKAAVINITSKLGSIERGFEVMVASMLPYRASKVALNMVTVCMAMELKGDGILCATIHPGWVKTDMGTEKAPLDVESSVQGILRVLANLSSSETGAFLDWEGNSLPW